In Zygosaccharomyces rouxii strain CBS732 chromosome F complete sequence, a single window of DNA contains:
- the GEP3 gene encoding Gep3p (similar to uniprot|Q08622 Saccharomyces cerevisiae YOR205C FMP38 The authentic non-tagged protein was localized to the mitochondria), whose protein sequence is MLKEQFLNAFDHPSRCLFMTLRFRRWFSTTLARLINCNSCGIKLQNENPKTIGYYIKPKKPTVNKLQSLEDVKYLLFSQDLQHVKEQQDVGSLEELNETMESPLICKRCNDALHRNQYDLKEFGRYTITDVLEKIPRGSNILHVVPLPEFPFHFEKSLLEVPHFNTSLLLTKGDQLANDKNTLQRRSLVFFKDFLKYQLGIISNKTVAVSGLKNWNIQSAYAAMNANSYLVGDANVGKSTLINSVMQRYLGYKIHTDRKGQIVTNEPSVKDLKNIKHFFKNQFAGVSHIPNMTRNLQGYRVGDKFIYDLPGFTTNINGAYYEDIIQKDWLERTRKTEKFNTKKLKKQRYISVKGNEKGNCYTVGGIFFWQPPAGTVNQVVSYIPGEGREFADINRGLEVFRACQDDAHPLAKFCGVHPQICQRENYVRHVIPPFQGSIEVVLKDIGYFTIKTTGRYQFKGLHEFWVPRGIDVLVREPLESLISEGSWRHTESKGRVPACPKDRPIVSSTYIVDPEESDLLGKMKEMYLERTSNDISSRRFLYDDPLEVVSKLHEERPNLYWYYRW, encoded by the coding sequence ATGTTGAAGGAACAGTTCTTGAATGCTTTTGATCATCCATCTCGCTGTCTCTTCATGACGCTTAGATTTCGAAGATGGTTTTCCACTACTTTAGCGAGATTGATCAACTGTAATTCGTGTGGTATTAAGCTGCAAAATGAGAATCCTAAGACTATTGGATACTATATTAAACCCAAGAAACCTACTGTCAATAAGTTGCAGTCGTTAGAAGATGTGAAATATCTTTTGTTCAGTCAAGATCTACAACATGTTAAAGAACAGCAAGATGTAGGAtcattagaagaattaaatgaaACGATGGAATCACCTCTAATATGCAAACGATGCAATGATGCTTTGCATAGGAACCAGTACGATCTTAAGgaatttggaagatatACCATTACAGACGTACTTGAGAAAATTCCTCGAGGTAGTAACATCTTACACGTTGTACCTTTACCTGAATTCCCAttccattttgaaaaatcgtTATTGGAGGTTCCTCACTTCAATACATCTCTTTTACTTACCAAAGGTGATCAGTTAGCGAATGACAAGAATACACTTCAAAGGAGATCCCTCGTTTTTTTCAAGGACTTTTTGAAGTACCAATTGGGCATTATCAGTAATAAAACTGTAGCTGTCTCCGGTTTGAAGAACTGGAATATTCAAAGCGCATACGCTGCAATGAATGCCAATTCCTATTTAGTGGGCGATGCCAATGTGGGTAAATCTACACTAATCAATTCTGTAATGCAAAGATATTTGGGGTATAAGATTCATACTGATCGTAAGGGCCAAATAGTTACAAATGAACCAAGtgttaaagatttgaagaacaTTAAACATTTCTTTAAGAATCAATTCGCAGGTGTTTCTCATATACCAAATATGACTAGAAATCTTCAGGGATACCGAGTAggtgataaatttatcTACGATCTGCCGGGATTCACTACTAATATAAACGGAGCGTATTACGAAGATATAATCCAAAAGGATTGGCTCGAAAGGACAAGGAAGACTGAGAAGTTCAATACCAAGAAACTTAAGAAGCAAAGATATATTAGCGTGAAAGGTAATGAGAAGGGCAATTGTTATACCGTGGGCGGGATCTTTTTTTGGCAACCTCCTGCAGGTACTGTAAACCAAGTAGTGAGTTATATTCCTGGGGAAGGCCGTGAATTTGCAGATATTAATAGAGGTTTAGAAGTATTTCGTGCTTGCCAAGACGATGCACACCCCTTAGCTAAATTCTGTGGTGTTCATCCACAAATTTGCCAGAGGGAGAACTACGTTAGACATGTTATACCGCCATTTCAAGGTAGTATTGAAGTAGTTCTCAAGGACATAGGTTATTTTACCATTAAAACCACAGGTAGATATCAATTTAAGGGCTTACACGAGTTCTGGGTCCCAAGAGGCATAGATGTACTTGTAAGAGAGCCACTCGAATCGCTAATCAGTGAGGGATCCTGGCGGCACACAGAATCAAAGGGAAGAGTACCGGCCTGCCCCAAGGACAGACCAATAGTAAGTTCTACCTACATCGTGGATCCTGAGGAGTCTGATTTATTAGGCAAGATGAAAGAGATGTACTTGGAGAGAACTAGTAACGATATCTCGTCACGAAGATTTCTATATGATGATCCTTTGGAAGTGGTAAGCAAGCTCCACGAAGAAAGACCAAATCTGTACTGGTATTACAGATGGTAA
- the NOC2 gene encoding mRNA-binding ribosome synthesis protein NOC2 (similar to uniprot|P39744 Saccharomyces cerevisiae YOR206W NOC2 Protein that forms a nucleolar complex with Mak21p that binds to 90S and 66S pre-ribosomes as well as a nuclear complex with Noc3p that binds to 66S pre- ribosomes both complexes mediate intranuclear transport of ribosomal precursors): protein MGKVSKATKKFQSKHLKHTLDQRKKEKEHKKKIQSRRGNKSEKEKRDAALTKDEQKARKGAKEEVFKDMPIDEFFEDGIDIPKQSKKNKNKNKEKNESEHDESSSSEDENDVAAGMAQLSEKDPEFYKYLQENDKNLLDFGGSNPLDGIDDEEEEEVPEKDEAPAEEGESDEEEVKSIAKIELTLKLVKKWRDQLHNSPNFKTIRNVVSAFKMAINMNNDESKEDYKYSMSDERAFKELLFVALRDLPRAIQAMIPYHNKHGARTLPSGTNVSKMSSIVKSHSASLIICLNDIFNTETAALVLQSVNQLLPYLISYRRIVKEVIKAVVETWSTTREVETQIATFAFLISASKEYKKALLEIVLKTTYSTFIKSCRRTDMRTMPLINFQKNSASELFGIDENLGYQVGFEYIRQLAIHLRNTITATTKKTNKHNPAEAYKIVYNWQFCHSLDLWSRVLSFACNFNREKAHESQMRDLIYPLVQVTLGVIRLIPTPQFFPLRFYLIRSLIRLSQNTGVYIPIFPLLLEILNSNAFTKMSKKKESLEAFDFEHNIKCNKQYLGTRTYQEGLAEQFVDILGEYFVLYCKSVSFPELATPAIIALRRYIKTSKNPKYSKQLSNVVEKLNQNSSYIEQKRSKVEFSPSNKVEVARFLSDVPWEKTPLGAYIVIQREVKEERARILRESLEEEQEEEKNKDEDEDKELELDGDGDSEMSDA, encoded by the coding sequence ATGGGTAAAGTTTCGAAGGCCACTAAGAAGTTTCAATCGAAACATTTGAAGCATACGCTCGACCAGAGgaagaaggagaaggagcacaagaagaaaattcaatCTCGTCGTGGTAATAAGAGtgagaaagagaaaagagatgCAGCTTTGACCAAAGATGAACAAAAGGCTAGAAAAGGTGCTAAGGAAGAAGTTTTCAAGGATATGCctattgatgaattctttgaagatggaaTTGACATCCCAAAGCAGTctaagaagaacaagaataagaataaagaaaagaatgaGTCTGAACATGATGAATCCTCGtcttctgaagatgaaaatgatgtAGCAGCAGGTATGGCCCAGCTTTCTGAGAAGGATCCTGAGTTTTACAAGTATTTACAGGAAAACGACAAGAATTTATTAGACTTCGGCGGGAGTAACCCTCttgatggtattgatgatgaagaagaggaagaggtACCTGAAAAGGATGAAGCACCagctgaagaaggtgagtcagatgaagaagaggtCAAGAGTATTGCAAAGATTGAATTgactttgaaattggtcaaGAAATGGAGAGATCAATTACataattcaccaaatttcAAGACTATCAGAAATGTTGTATCAGCTTTCAAGATGGCCATCAATATGAACAACGATGAATCGAAGGAGGATTACAAGTATTCCATGAGTGACGAGAGGgcatttaaagaattattgtTTGTTGCATTGAGAGATTTGCCCCGTGCCATTCAAGCTATGATTCCTTACCACAATAAACATGGAGCTAGAACTTTACCTTCAGGTACTAATGTTTCCAAGATGTCTTCCATTGTGAAATCCCACTCTGCATCCCTGATTATTTGTCTAAATGATATTTTCAACACGGAGACAGCAGCATTGGTTTTACAATCCGTGAATCAACTTTTGCCTTACTTAATATCTTATAGGCGTATCGTGAAGGAGGTTATCAAGGCAGTAGTAGAGACTTGGAGTACTACGAGGGAGGTGGAAACACAAATTGCTACGTTTGCATTTTTGATTAGTGCCTCTAAAGAATACAAAAAAGCACTTTTAGAAATCGTTTTGAAGACTACTTATTCAACCTTCATCAAGAGCTGCCGTAGAACTGATATGCGTACAATGCctttaatcaatttccaaaagaattcTGCAAGTGAACTATTTGGTATCGATGAGAACTTAGGTTATCAAGTTGGGTTCGAATACATTAGACAGTTGGCTATTCATCTTAGAAATACTATTACTGCTACAACAAAGAAGACCAACAAGCATAACCCGGCAGAAGCATACAAGATCGTCTACAACTGGCAATTTTGTCATTCCTTAGACCTTTGGTCGCGTGTCTTGTCATTTGCTTGTAACTTCAACAGAGAGAAGGCACACGAGTCACAAATGAGAGATCTAATTTACCCTCTCGTCCAAGTAACGCTCGGTGTGATCCGTTTGATTCCAACACCTCAGTTTTTCCCACTAAGGTTTTATTTGATCAGATCTCTGATCAGATTATCTCAAAATACTGGTGTCTATATCCCAATATTTCCACTGCTATTAGAAATATTGAATTCTAATGCATTTACCAAGATGtctaagaagaaggaaTCCTTAGAAgcttttgattttgaacaCAATATCAAATGTAATAAGCAGTACTTGGGTACAAGGACTTATCAAGAAGGTTTGGCTGAACAATTTGTCGATATCTTGGGAGAATACTTTGTTCTATACTGTAAGAGCGTTTCTTTCCCAGAATTGGCTACACCAGCGATTATAGCACTCCGTCGTTACATCAAGACTTCAAAGAACCCCAAGTATAGTAAGCAGTTGTCCAACGTCGTTGAAAAGTTGAACCAGAACAGCTCTTATATCGAACAGAAAAGATCTAAGGTCGAATTCAGTCCAAGTAATAAAGTTGAAGTTGCCAGATTCTTAAGTGATGTGCCTTGGGAAAAGACTCCATTAGGAGCTTACATCGTTATTCAAAGAGAAGTGAAGGAAGAGAGGGCTAGAATATTAAGAGAAAGTTTGGAAGAAGAGcaggaagaagagaagaacaagGACGAAGATGAGGACAAAGAACTCGAATTGGACGGTGATGGTGACAGCGAGATGTCTGACGCATAG
- the MEI5 gene encoding Mei5p (similar to uniprot|P32489 Saccharomyces cerevisiae YPL121C MEI5 Meiosis specific protein involved in DMC1-dependent meiotic recombination forms heterodimer with Sae3p proposed to be an assembly factor for Dmc1p): MDSNTPSNSSPNYTPIARKKNVFRPPVRNPQQVLSTPNTLVKTSVDKVDKGSIEDRRLAYELKLLNNEFTRQINSYKIENNQLNQSIKVLKNYEKEEKVMRLIEKWRSISQAGMSYMLNSTMLKITKIGGYEELKRKEMEAEKRKIEYQVDDNLQDEMDNVLESEEFQMLPEEDQEEYKNRMQDKIEEMEIWKEKALTKLEEQVKLSANQEMTMQELAQRLKINYQFVFPE; encoded by the coding sequence ATGGATTCCAATACCCCTAGTAACAGTTCACCAAATTATACACCTATTgcaagaaagaaaaatgtATTCAGGCCACCTGTAAGAAACCCTCAACAAGTTTTATCGACTCCAAATACTCTGGTGAAGACATCTGTCGACAAGGTTGACAAAGGCTCTATTGAGGATAGGAGATTAGCCTACGAATTGAAACTTCTTAACAATGAATTCACTAGGCAAATTAATTCTTACAAGATAGAAAATAATCAGCTGAATCAATCCATCaaggttttgaagaattatgAGAAAGAGGAGAAAGTAATGAGGCTAATCGAGAAATGGAGAAGCATTTCTCAAGCGGGTATGTCGTACATGCTTAATTCTACGATGCTTAAGATTACAAAGATTGGCGGGTATGAGGAActgaaaagaaaggaaaTGGAAGCTGAAAAACGGAAAATTGAATATCAAGTGGATGATAATTTgcaagatgaaatggataACGTTTTGGAATCAGAAGAGTTCCAAATGCTCCCCGAAGAGGATCAAGAGGAATACAAAAATCGTATGCAGGATaaaatagaagaaatggaaatttGGAAGGAGAAAGCGCTTACAAAATTGGAGGAGCAAGTTAAGTTGAGTGCAAATCAAGAAATGACCATGCAAGAATTGGCtcaaagattgaaaataaattaTCAGTTTGTATTCCCGGAATAA